A genomic region of Lachnoclostridium edouardi contains the following coding sequences:
- a CDS encoding lactate utilization protein, with amino-acid sequence MQSGEIIKQRYKIMAPRIIKALQDRNFEAYFCETAEEGAKKALSFIPEGETVSWGGSLTIHEIGLTKLIKEGNYQVIDRDLAETEEERIKMMRQALTCHTFLSSVNAVSEDGIMINIDGMGNRIAAIAFGPESVILLVGMNKICRDRDAAVTRARTETAPANALRLGLDLPCTNTGCCFDCSKKECTCSQIVEMRCNRVPGRIKVILIGEAFGL; translated from the coding sequence ATGCAAAGTGGAGAAATTATTAAACAGCGGTATAAAATAATGGCGCCCAGAATTATAAAAGCGCTGCAGGACAGAAATTTTGAGGCATATTTTTGTGAAACAGCAGAGGAGGGGGCCAAGAAGGCCTTATCCTTCATACCGGAAGGAGAAACTGTTTCCTGGGGCGGCTCCTTAACCATCCATGAAATAGGCTTGACAAAGCTTATAAAAGAGGGAAATTATCAGGTTATTGACAGAGATCTGGCTGAAACAGAAGAAGAGAGAATCAAAATGATGAGGCAGGCTCTCACATGCCATACGTTTCTTTCCAGCGTAAATGCTGTCAGCGAAGACGGAATTATGATTAATATTGACGGCATGGGAAACAGAATCGCAGCCATTGCCTTTGGGCCGGAAAGCGTGATTTTGCTGGTGGGAATGAATAAAATATGCAGAGACAGAGACGCCGCCGTCACAAGGGCCAGAACAGAGACGGCGCCTGCGAATGCATTGCGCCTGGGATTAGATTTACCCTGTACAAATACAGGCTGCTGTTTTGACTGCAGCAAAAAAGAATGCACATGCTCTCAGATTGTGGAGATGCGTTGCAACAGGGTGCCTGGAAGAATTAAGGTCATTCTCATAGGAGAGGCTTTTGGCCTGTAA
- a CDS encoding SseB family protein, producing MAIDNTFVIKKIQKMEKVYSVFSPLTKMPYVECDQETADDQVYIFDSEERIREFGKAYAEQKIPVAAVQINQDQKQAFFNSLYAMAVNMVVYVDGTGETRIDLDQLAKAPDLDPVKNEAVPAMNPLLTLTVAYFMQELRRQTERDVNKMRDMEEEMIANLVKSKFILALETPQAEDGKQVGNISSDQVRVPLLKTNEGDMYEPIYSSLPEFRKYAGKNVQNLRITTITFQQLLQYLTKDAKGYVMDPGSFNLVLTREKIQEITKNF from the coding sequence ATGGCAATAGATAATACATTTGTTATTAAAAAAATACAGAAAATGGAGAAAGTATACTCCGTGTTTTCACCGCTGACAAAAATGCCATATGTGGAATGCGACCAGGAGACTGCGGACGACCAGGTGTATATTTTTGACTCAGAAGAGAGAATAAGGGAGTTTGGAAAAGCATATGCTGAGCAGAAAATTCCTGTAGCGGCAGTGCAGATTAACCAGGACCAGAAGCAGGCATTTTTTAACAGCCTTTATGCCATGGCTGTCAATATGGTAGTTTATGTGGACGGCACCGGGGAGACCAGAATTGATTTAGATCAGCTTGCCAAGGCGCCTGATTTAGATCCTGTTAAAAATGAGGCAGTTCCGGCTATGAATCCTCTGTTAACCTTGACAGTGGCTTATTTTATGCAGGAACTGCGCCGCCAGACAGAGCGGGATGTAAACAAAATGAGAGACATGGAAGAGGAGATGATTGCCAATCTGGTTAAATCTAAATTTATTCTGGCTCTTGAGACTCCCCAGGCGGAAGATGGAAAGCAGGTTGGAAATATAAGCAGCGATCAGGTAAGGGTTCCACTTTTAAAGACAAATGAGGGGGATATGTATGAGCCGATCTACTCTTCTTTACCTGAATTCCGCAAATATGCGGGAAAAAATGTGCAGAATCTGAGAATTACAACAATAACTTTTCAGCAGCTTTTGCAGTATCTGACAAAAGATGCCAAGGGTTATGTAATGGACCCTGGCAGTTTCAATTTGGTGCTGACCAGGGAGAAAATACAGGAAATTACTAAGAATTTTTAA
- the spo0A gene encoding sporulation transcription factor Spo0A, which translates to MGELNIAIADDNPQTLRLLGDILEGEEGFRVVGRAENGEDAYNMIVKTCPDVVLLDIIMPRLDGISVMEKVKNNKEMAKSPSFIMVTAAGSENITEEAFSQGANYYIMKPFRREVIVDKVRRIGSIRQKSAAVAMSGTRKVKPYVNKEEYMEQNLEHDVTQMLHEIGIPAHIKGYQYLRDAIAISVEEQDMLTSVTKILYPTIAKRHQTTPSRVERAIRHAIEVAWSRGKMDTINEIFGYTVSNGKGKPTNSEFIALIADKIRLDYKRL; encoded by the coding sequence ATGGGAGAATTAAATATAGCGATTGCTGATGATAATCCACAGACTTTGCGTCTGCTTGGCGATATTCTGGAGGGAGAAGAAGGATTTCGTGTAGTCGGAAGGGCGGAAAATGGGGAAGACGCCTACAATATGATTGTAAAAACATGTCCTGACGTAGTGCTTTTAGATATTATTATGCCGCGTTTGGACGGAATTTCCGTAATGGAAAAGGTCAAAAATAATAAGGAAATGGCAAAAAGCCCGTCGTTTATTATGGTAACGGCTGCAGGCAGCGAAAATATAACAGAGGAAGCTTTCAGCCAGGGAGCCAATTATTATATTATGAAACCTTTCCGCAGAGAGGTAATTGTAGATAAGGTGCGCAGAATCGGCAGCATCCGTCAAAAGTCCGCGGCAGTTGCAATGTCGGGAACCAGAAAGGTTAAGCCTTATGTAAATAAAGAGGAGTATATGGAGCAGAATCTGGAGCATGACGTAACTCAGATGCTTCACGAAATAGGAATTCCGGCTCACATAAAAGGATATCAGTATTTAAGGGATGCCATCGCCATCTCTGTGGAGGAGCAGGACATGCTGACCTCAGTAACTAAAATATTATATCCAACTATTGCCAAACGTCATCAGACCACTCCAAGCAGAGTAGAAAGAGCTATCAGACATGCCATTGAGGTGGCGTGGAGCAGAGGCAAGATGGACACCATCAACGAAATTTTCGGATATACAGTAAGCAACGGCAAAGGGAAGCCTACTAATTCAGAGTTTATAGCCTTGATTGCCGATAAAATCAGGCTGGATTATAAGCGTTTGTAA
- the glgA gene encoding glycogen synthase GlgA: MKKILFVASEAVPFIKTGGLADVVGSLPKCFDKEYFDVRVMIPKYLCIKEEWRSQMTYVNHFYMDYLGQSRYVGILQYVYEGITFYFIDNESYFCGPKPYGDWYFDLEKFSFFCQAALSALPVIGFQPDVVHCHDWQTGLIPVYLKDRFRGGEFFCNMKSVITIHNLKFQGVWDVKTIQRFSGLPDYYFTPDKLEAYKDGNMLKGGIVYADAITTVSNTYAEEIKLPFYGEGLDGLMRARSGSLRGIVNGIDYDEFNPETDKYITQQYNAKNFRKEKVKNKKSLQEELGLPVDEKKFVVGIVSRLTDQKGFDLIQCVMDEMCTDDMQLVILGTGDEKYENMFRHYDWKYHDRVSANIYYSEPMSHKIYAGCDAFLMPSLFEPCGLSQLMALRYGTVPIVRETGGLKDTVQPYNEYESTGTGFSFANYNAHEMLGSLQYAKYIYYNKKREWNKIIDRAMATDYSWNTSAMKYQELYDWLIG; this comes from the coding sequence ATGAAGAAGATTTTATTTGTGGCATCTGAGGCTGTGCCGTTTATTAAAACAGGAGGACTTGCGGATGTAGTCGGCTCCCTGCCTAAATGTTTTGACAAAGAATATTTTGACGTTAGAGTTATGATTCCAAAGTACCTTTGCATAAAAGAAGAGTGGCGCAGCCAGATGACATATGTAAATCACTTCTATATGGACTATCTGGGACAAAGCCGGTATGTAGGCATTCTCCAGTATGTATATGAGGGGATTACATTTTATTTTATTGATAATGAAAGCTATTTCTGCGGACCAAAGCCGTACGGCGACTGGTATTTTGACTTGGAGAAGTTTTCATTCTTCTGTCAGGCAGCCTTATCCGCCCTGCCGGTAATTGGCTTCCAGCCTGACGTAGTACACTGCCACGACTGGCAGACAGGCCTGATTCCTGTTTACTTAAAAGACAGGTTCAGAGGGGGAGAATTTTTCTGCAATATGAAGTCTGTCATCACCATTCACAACTTAAAGTTCCAGGGAGTGTGGGATGTAAAGACTATTCAAAGATTCTCCGGCCTTCCGGATTACTATTTTACTCCGGATAAGCTGGAGGCATATAAAGACGGAAATATGCTGAAGGGAGGCATTGTTTACGCAGATGCCATTACTACAGTGAGCAATACCTATGCAGAAGAGATTAAACTGCCATTTTACGGAGAAGGTTTGGACGGACTTATGAGAGCTCGTTCAGGAAGTCTGAGAGGCATTGTAAATGGAATCGACTATGATGAATTTAACCCTGAGACAGATAAATATATTACCCAGCAGTACAATGCAAAGAATTTCCGCAAGGAAAAAGTGAAGAATAAAAAGTCTCTTCAGGAAGAGCTGGGTCTGCCTGTAGATGAAAAGAAGTTTGTAGTGGGAATTGTATCACGTCTTACAGACCAGAAAGGCTTTGACCTGATTCAGTGCGTCATGGATGAAATGTGTACAGACGACATGCAGTTAGTGATTTTAGGAACTGGCGATGAGAAATATGAAAACATGTTCCGTCACTACGACTGGAAGTACCATGACAGAGTTTCAGCTAATATTTACTATTCAGAGCCAATGTCCCACAAAATTTATGCAGGCTGCGACGCATTTCTCATGCCGTCCTTATTTGAGCCCTGCGGCCTCAGCCAGCTGATGGCTCTCCGCTACGGCACAGTGCCTATTGTCAGGGAAACAGGAGGGTTAAAGGATACTGTTCAGCCTTACAATGAATACGAAAGCACAGGCACAGGATTTTCCTTTGCAAACTACAACGCCCATGAAATGTTAGGAAGTCTGCAGTATGCAAAGTATATTTATTACAATAAAAAACGTGAGTGGAACAAAATTATTGACAGAGCAATGGCTACAGATTATTCCTGGAATACTTCAGCAATGAAATATCAGGAGCTGTACGACTGGCTTATTGGATAA
- a CDS encoding HD domain-containing protein gives MKITENVRKKETSFHDWKERDLWTGEYEKDEEYVSYVKDILEHPVFKSMDHFIQHGHTTCKMHCIQVSYLSYKICKKHGWDFIAAARGGLLHDLFLYDWHTHARDTGNHFHGFTHPRTAMNNAILYFNINKKEQEIILRHMWPLTPTPPTTMAGMAIVFADKYCSLAEVGGRIRQWCTFNLKFRKVA, from the coding sequence ATGAAAATAACAGAAAATGTCCGGAAAAAAGAAACCTCTTTCCATGATTGGAAGGAGAGGGACCTTTGGACAGGGGAGTATGAAAAGGATGAGGAATATGTGTCATATGTGAAGGATATTTTAGAGCATCCTGTCTTTAAGTCTATGGATCATTTTATTCAGCACGGACATACTACCTGCAAAATGCATTGTATTCAGGTTTCATATCTGAGTTACAAAATATGCAAAAAACATGGATGGGATTTTATAGCAGCAGCCCGTGGAGGGCTGCTGCATGATTTGTTTTTATACGACTGGCATACTCATGCCAGAGATACGGGAAATCATTTTCATGGCTTTACCCATCCCAGAACTGCCATGAACAATGCAATTTTGTACTTTAATATTAATAAAAAAGAACAGGAGATTATTCTCCGCCACATGTGGCCTCTGACGCCTACGCCGCCTACAACTATGGCTGGTATGGCCATTGTGTTTGCAGACAAGTATTGCAGTCTGGCTGAGGTAGGTGGACGCATCAGACAATGGTGCACATTTAATCTGAAGTTTAGAAAGGTTGCATAA
- a CDS encoding divergent PAP2 family protein, with amino-acid sequence MTFWEEVARNQVLVSAIIGWTVAQVLKTLIDFGLNKSFSAERLVGSGGMPSSHSATVCALTTAAGLEYGISSFEFAVSFVLSAVVMYDAMGVRRETGKQAKLLNMLMEQDFFKFDNEAFQQRLKEFVGHTPLQVLAGAILGIVLAFYVNGYYR; translated from the coding sequence ATGACGTTTTGGGAAGAAGTTGCCAGGAACCAGGTCCTTGTCAGCGCTATTATCGGTTGGACAGTGGCCCAGGTTTTAAAGACACTGATAGATTTTGGCCTGAATAAAAGCTTTTCTGCGGAAAGACTGGTAGGATCAGGAGGTATGCCCAGTTCTCATTCCGCCACAGTGTGCGCTCTTACTACTGCAGCAGGTTTAGAATATGGAATCAGTTCCTTTGAATTTGCCGTTAGTTTTGTATTGTCTGCAGTGGTTATGTATGACGCTATGGGAGTCCGCAGGGAGACGGGAAAGCAGGCCAAGCTTTTAAACATGCTTATGGAGCAGGATTTTTTTAAATTTGACAATGAGGCCTTTCAGCAAAGACTGAAGGAGTTTGTGGGCCACACGCCTTTGCAGGTGTTGGCCGGGGCCATTTTAGGTATAGTTTTAGCATTTTATGTAAATGGATATTACAGGTAA
- a CDS encoding putative ABC transporter permease yields the protein MTVYQKVIWFFILSFFGYLLECAVLSYENKSAVLNRGFVKGPFCIIYGFGGLGACAILASVADQPFRLFFASAAMATSMELITAYIMIRLFGAFWWDYSQKAFNYKGIICLESSIGWGILGILFFHFLDGFVYSLVYRVPDSMVKWLAIALVCYYAVDFTYSLWLEKNSEEDDGPMVGRLKIN from the coding sequence ATGACCGTTTATCAGAAAGTCATCTGGTTTTTTATATTAAGCTTTTTCGGATATTTGCTGGAATGTGCAGTTTTAAGTTATGAAAATAAGTCGGCAGTGCTGAACCGTGGCTTTGTAAAAGGACCGTTTTGTATTATTTACGGCTTTGGAGGCCTAGGGGCCTGCGCCATATTAGCGTCTGTAGCCGATCAACCGTTCCGTCTGTTTTTTGCATCTGCGGCAATGGCCACCAGCATGGAACTGATTACGGCTTATATTATGATTCGTCTTTTTGGAGCTTTCTGGTGGGATTACAGCCAGAAGGCGTTTAACTATAAAGGAATAATCTGCCTGGAAAGCAGCATTGGCTGGGGTATTTTGGGAATATTGTTTTTCCATTTTTTAGACGGCTTTGTTTACAGTTTAGTGTATCGCGTTCCGGACAGTATGGTAAAGTGGCTGGCAATAGCTTTAGTATGCTATTATGCGGTGGATTTTACATATAGCCTGTGGTTAGAAAAAAACAGTGAAGAGGATGACGGGCCAATGGTGGGAAGGCTGAAAATAAATTAG
- a CDS encoding Maf family protein has product MMRIILASASPRRKMLLEQIGIQAEVIPSNGEETIRETDPYKAVEALSRDKAVSVGERIHIQDQREKIVIIGADTVVAFGNTILGKPENQQEAVNMISRLQGKVHQVYTGVTLILGGLGEERQITFSEKTDVSVYPMSEQEIQDYVNTGEPMDKAGAYGIQGLFAAYIQEIHGDYNNVVGLPAGRVFQELKRLTHGGKDND; this is encoded by the coding sequence ATTATGCGTATAATATTAGCATCTGCGTCTCCAAGAAGAAAAATGTTATTAGAACAAATTGGAATACAGGCAGAAGTAATACCCAGCAATGGGGAGGAAACTATAAGGGAGACAGATCCTTATAAAGCAGTGGAAGCGCTTTCCAGAGATAAGGCGGTTTCTGTAGGGGAGAGAATTCACATACAGGACCAGAGGGAAAAGATTGTAATTATTGGAGCAGACACTGTAGTGGCTTTTGGAAATACAATTTTAGGAAAGCCTGAGAACCAGCAGGAGGCTGTGAATATGATCAGCCGGCTTCAGGGAAAAGTTCACCAGGTTTACACAGGCGTAACCTTAATTTTAGGAGGATTGGGGGAGGAAAGGCAGATTACTTTTTCGGAAAAAACAGACGTTTCAGTTTATCCTATGAGCGAACAGGAGATTCAGGATTACGTAAATACAGGGGAACCTATGGATAAGGCGGGAGCTTATGGAATCCAGGGGCTTTTCGCCGCTTATATTCAGGAAATCCACGGAGATTACAATAACGTAGTAGGGCTGCCGGCAGGCAGAGTATTTCAGGAATTAAAAAGGCTGACCCACGGAGGAAAAGATAATGATTAA
- a CDS encoding HAD family hydrolase, translating into MIKLIVSDIDGTLLEEGTNKLNPELLETILMLRKKGIQFAAASGRHQTSVRKTFDPILEKIFIVADNGAYLGCQNRHLFLYPLNRAMVFQMIEDVRAMSDLSIVISGADIAYMEKGSDPYLEDWVVNGYQYDLKLLENFHQIQEDILKVALYRKEGVDAQYESFYKKYGGQVKLAISGRSWLDVIGLNVNKGEAVKTLQESLGIAPEETMVFGDQMNDLEMMKQAYYSFAVGNAREEVKKAARFQADTSGNNGVLKVLKQLL; encoded by the coding sequence ATGATTAAACTGATTGTATCTGATATAGACGGCACATTGCTTGAGGAGGGCACAAATAAGCTGAATCCGGAGCTGTTAGAGACAATTCTTATGCTGAGAAAGAAAGGGATTCAATTTGCAGCTGCTTCTGGCCGCCATCAGACAAGTGTGAGAAAAACCTTTGATCCAATTTTAGAAAAAATTTTTATTGTAGCAGATAACGGAGCATATTTAGGATGTCAAAACAGACATTTATTCCTTTACCCTTTAAATAGAGCTATGGTATTTCAAATGATAGAGGATGTGAGGGCCATGTCTGATCTTAGCATTGTAATCAGCGGGGCGGATATTGCCTATATGGAAAAGGGAAGCGACCCTTATCTGGAAGACTGGGTGGTAAACGGATACCAGTATGATTTAAAGCTATTGGAGAATTTTCATCAGATTCAGGAGGATATATTAAAGGTAGCTTTATACAGAAAAGAGGGGGTGGACGCCCAGTATGAAAGCTTCTATAAAAAATACGGCGGCCAGGTAAAGCTGGCTATTTCCGGCCGGTCATGGCTGGATGTAATCGGGCTGAATGTAAATAAAGGGGAGGCTGTGAAAACCCTGCAGGAAAGTCTGGGGATCGCCCCTGAGGAAACTATGGTATTTGGAGATCAGATGAATGATCTGGAGATGATGAAGCAGGCTTATTACAGCTTTGCCGTTGGAAATGCCAGAGAGGAAGTAAAAAAGGCGGCCAGATTTCAGGCTGACACAAGTGGAAATAATGGAGTCCTGAAAGTGCTGAAACAATTATTATAG
- a CDS encoding peptidylprolyl isomerase has protein sequence MNSFWKRKQKAVTTAIAGAILLSGCSGIPLMSEVKETKGYSQAQTMILVATERNRYESLYTNKIWDVKMEENGPDFEEYLLEQIKLFLEELKTVTLLAKEQGVTLSSAEREKVERLAEDYYSQLTSEDLSYIKADKEDVLFMYEEYCLANKMVTEVTKDMDLEISDSEAKVITIQQIEVWNQETAQTVWAKTQEEGADFASIAKEYSLNPDLERKLGRGEDDKGLEEAAFALKEGEISQVIPVGQSYYIVKCLDDYDPEATQERKNKLVISKKDQIFREIYNEFAEKNPVVFEEEMWDSIQFSPDDKSDTENFFQLYKEYFPE, from the coding sequence ATGAATAGTTTCTGGAAAAGGAAACAAAAAGCAGTGACGACAGCAATCGCCGGGGCTATCCTTCTTTCTGGCTGCAGCGGGATTCCCTTAATGTCAGAAGTAAAAGAGACAAAAGGCTATTCTCAGGCCCAGACCATGATTCTGGTAGCAACGGAAAGAAACAGGTATGAAAGCTTATATACAAATAAAATTTGGGATGTAAAAATGGAAGAAAACGGTCCTGACTTTGAAGAATATCTTTTAGAGCAGATTAAGCTGTTTTTAGAGGAACTGAAAACAGTAACTCTTTTGGCAAAAGAACAAGGGGTAACTTTAAGCTCGGCAGAAAGAGAAAAAGTAGAGCGCCTGGCAGAAGACTATTACAGTCAGCTTACATCAGAGGACCTTTCATATATAAAAGCAGACAAAGAAGACGTACTGTTTATGTATGAGGAATACTGTCTGGCTAACAAAATGGTAACAGAAGTAACAAAGGATATGGATTTGGAAATCAGCGACAGCGAGGCCAAGGTAATTACTATTCAGCAGATTGAGGTTTGGAACCAGGAGACAGCTCAGACTGTGTGGGCCAAAACTCAGGAGGAGGGAGCGGACTTTGCATCTATTGCAAAAGAATATTCGTTAAATCCTGATTTAGAGAGAAAACTGGGCCGGGGAGAGGACGATAAAGGTCTGGAGGAAGCTGCCTTTGCTTTGAAAGAGGGAGAAATCAGCCAGGTTATTCCTGTGGGACAAAGCTATTACATTGTAAAATGCCTGGACGATTATGACCCGGAGGCTACTCAGGAAAGAAAAAATAAATTAGTAATCAGCAAAAAAGATCAGATTTTTCGGGAGATTTATAATGAATTTGCGGAAAAGAATCCTGTAGTGTTTGAGGAGGAGATGTGGGACAGCATCCAATTTTCGCCAGATGATAAGTCTGATACAGAAAATTTTTTTCAGCTTTATAAAGAATACTTTCCTGAGTAA
- a CDS encoding DUF5721 family protein, producing MVSLKVEDIKTFTTQLFVRDTFDRFLVRDVKIVTYNTFSIDGHIKQGYFSEEEKEAQGFKELSAWEMVRPVCFTLIKGKRLPGSFHIVLQLSQKDTIEFLGRAGTSLKEDQVKGLFVNIRYENQNLHCVTGILLNFFTMDKSLENEWDKEFGEFLKKNEIPWSQE from the coding sequence ATGGTTTCATTAAAAGTAGAAGATATAAAGACCTTTACTACTCAGCTGTTTGTCAGAGACACATTTGACCGGTTTCTGGTAAGAGATGTGAAAATTGTTACATATAACACATTTTCTATTGACGGCCATATAAAGCAGGGATATTTTTCAGAAGAGGAGAAGGAAGCCCAGGGATTTAAAGAGTTATCAGCCTGGGAAATGGTCCGGCCTGTGTGCTTTACTCTGATTAAGGGGAAACGGCTGCCTGGCAGCTTTCACATTGTACTGCAGCTAAGCCAAAAAGACACGATTGAGTTTTTAGGACGGGCCGGAACATCTTTAAAAGAGGATCAGGTAAAAGGATTATTTGTGAATATTAGATATGAAAATCAAAATCTTCACTGCGTAACAGGAATTCTTTTAAATTTTTTTACTATGGATAAATCATTGGAAAATGAGTGGGATAAAGAGTTTGGGGAGTTTTTAAAGAAAAATGAAATCCCCTGGTCTCAGGAATAG
- a CDS encoding PadR family transcriptional regulator, with protein sequence MNAQFKKGVLELIVLLSVTKRDMYGYELVSEVSKAIDVNEGTIYPLLKRLTNEHYFETYLRESTEGPPRKYYHLTAAGILYKDGLKKEWKEFCSQVNEFIEESD encoded by the coding sequence ATGAATGCTCAGTTTAAAAAAGGCGTGCTGGAGCTAATAGTCCTGCTTTCTGTAACAAAAAGAGATATGTACGGATATGAGCTGGTCAGCGAGGTTTCTAAAGCAATAGACGTAAATGAAGGCACTATTTATCCTTTGTTAAAGCGGCTGACTAATGAACATTACTTTGAAACATATTTAAGAGAGTCTACAGAAGGGCCCCCCAGAAAATATTATCATCTGACGGCGGCAGGGATTTTGTACAAGGATGGTTTGAAAAAAGAGTGGAAGGAATTTTGCAGCCAGGTAAATGAGTTTATTGAGGAGAGTGATTAA
- a CDS encoding DUF1700 domain-containing protein, with the protein MNKSEFLKKLEDRLFVLNQKEREDIISEYRQHIEFRVQSGLTEEEAIQDFGDLEELTAEILDAYNLNPDYGKKPKLVDAKKVGEEVTKSASAAARFFQKCWGKIISGLSKAGKLLKKGFLWLVSLSWLRQGKGKREKIVREKNTELIKKAENLAGSCKKTVAAGTFGIWRIIRFCIRLGLLAGAVIVLSPLLIGDIFLISTLGFLVVLLFQGYPVVGITIISLGGVLSCSAILAAAVMLIFPGKRKNREVFTEKQEELA; encoded by the coding sequence GTGAATAAAAGTGAATTCCTGAAAAAGCTGGAGGACAGGCTTTTTGTGTTAAATCAAAAGGAACGGGAGGACATTATAAGCGAATACAGGCAGCATATTGAATTCAGGGTTCAAAGCGGCCTTACAGAGGAGGAAGCCATTCAGGATTTTGGAGATTTAGAGGAGCTTACTGCAGAGATTTTGGACGCTTACAATTTAAACCCGGATTATGGAAAAAAGCCAAAACTGGTGGACGCGAAAAAAGTGGGAGAAGAAGTGACGAAAAGCGCCTCCGCTGCAGCCAGATTTTTCCAGAAATGCTGGGGGAAGATTATTTCTGGCTTGTCTAAAGCAGGAAAGCTTCTGAAAAAAGGATTTCTTTGGCTGGTAAGCTTATCCTGGCTCAGGCAGGGAAAAGGAAAGAGAGAAAAAATAGTCCGGGAAAAAAATACAGAGCTAATAAAAAAGGCAGAAAATCTTGCAGGCAGCTGTAAAAAAACAGTAGCGGCAGGAACCTTTGGAATTTGGAGAATTATCAGATTTTGTATTAGGCTGGGGCTTTTGGCAGGGGCGGTTATTGTTTTAAGTCCTTTATTGATAGGAGATATTTTTCTGATTTCAACCTTAGGGTTTTTAGTAGTTTTACTGTTTCAGGGCTATCCTGTGGTGGGGATTACAATTATTTCCCTGGGAGGCGTGTTAAGCTGCAGCGCTATTTTGGCAGCTGCAGTAATGTTAATATTTCCTGGAAAAAGGAAAAACAGAGAAGTATTTACTGAGAAACAGGAGGAATTGGCATGA